In one window of Legionella fallonii LLAP-10 DNA:
- a CDS encoding extracellular solute-binding protein translates to MKTFIRFLSKLNCVGKLLRRYGVRIPIRLRVHPGFTSHLSLLVPHHSEFGTKLTLLCSLFFSSLALAERTELIFWHAMAGHLGDEVRLLANDFNRSQNEYTIKAVYKGDYVETLTSFAAAFRAHKAPAIVQIFEVGTAIMLSPQGVIKPVQALMQEQNLSLAQDDFIQSVREFYSRDGQLMAMPFNLSAPVLYYNLDILAKIGYNQNNFPRTWDEMEVLAEKIKKAGYDCTYTTAYPGWVLFESYIAIHGLPLTQAQPMRAVFNTPGLGRHYQRLKRWHDLHYFRYGGRVDDATIFFTSGVCPLFSQSSGAYNSLSALVPFRLGVATMPWDTQVSPVRHVNVAGGAALWAVAGQNEKQYKGVALFFAFIAKPEVQKRWHEHTGYLPLGLKGIYADIVQSSTHPVLLLAKNDLEDQAHSTPLKHLGPQNQIRGINDEVLEAMFAGLMSANEALEEAVLRSNHVLSRFSRNTQEKTS, encoded by the coding sequence ATGAAAACCTTCATTAGATTTCTTTCCAAACTCAACTGTGTTGGGAAATTGCTTCGTCGCTATGGTGTTCGAATCCCCATCCGTTTGCGTGTACACCCTGGTTTTACTTCCCACCTCTCCTTGCTCGTTCCTCACCACAGTGAGTTTGGAACGAAGTTAACTCTATTATGCAGTTTATTTTTTAGCTCCTTAGCTCTTGCTGAGCGAACGGAACTAATTTTTTGGCATGCTATGGCCGGACACTTAGGGGATGAGGTGCGATTACTAGCTAATGACTTTAACCGTAGCCAGAATGAATATACCATTAAAGCTGTTTATAAAGGGGACTATGTCGAGACCCTAACCAGTTTCGCAGCCGCGTTCCGTGCTCATAAAGCTCCGGCAATAGTACAAATTTTTGAAGTAGGTACCGCCATCATGCTCTCTCCTCAAGGGGTGATCAAACCAGTCCAAGCATTAATGCAAGAACAAAATTTGAGTCTAGCACAGGATGATTTTATTCAATCCGTACGAGAGTTTTATAGCCGAGATGGTCAGTTGATGGCTATGCCATTTAACCTTTCAGCACCTGTGCTTTATTACAATCTGGATATCCTGGCTAAGATTGGCTACAACCAAAATAATTTTCCCCGCACTTGGGATGAGATGGAAGTATTGGCAGAAAAAATAAAAAAGGCTGGTTACGATTGCACCTATACTACCGCCTATCCTGGGTGGGTATTGTTCGAATCTTACATAGCCATTCACGGGTTGCCATTAACTCAAGCCCAGCCTATGCGTGCTGTTTTTAATACTCCCGGACTCGGGCGTCATTATCAACGGTTGAAGCGCTGGCATGATTTACATTATTTTCGCTATGGCGGTCGAGTAGATGATGCCACTATTTTCTTTACTAGCGGTGTATGCCCTTTATTCAGTCAATCTTCTGGTGCTTATAATAGCTTATCGGCATTGGTTCCTTTTCGTTTGGGCGTTGCCACCATGCCTTGGGATACTCAGGTTAGTCCAGTACGACATGTCAATGTTGCTGGAGGGGCGGCGTTATGGGCCGTAGCTGGGCAAAATGAGAAGCAATATAAAGGAGTTGCTTTGTTCTTTGCTTTTATAGCAAAACCAGAGGTGCAAAAACGTTGGCATGAACATACCGGTTATCTCCCATTGGGACTGAAAGGAATTTATGCTGACATAGTTCAGTCGAGCACACATCCTGTTTTATTATTAGCTAAAAATGATTTGGAAGATCAGGCTCATTCAACACCATTAAAGCATTTGGGACCACAAAACCAAATTCGTGGCATTAATGATGAGGTTTTAGAGGCAATGTTTGCTGGTTTAATGAGCGCTAATGAGGCGCTGGAGGAAGCTGTTCTCCGCTCTAATCACGTGCTGTCCCGTTTTTCCCGAAATACTCAGGAAAAAACCTCTTAG
- a CDS encoding fumarylacetoacetate hydrolase family protein, with the protein MKLASLKSTQSRDGELCVVNQALTMAVRVPDIAPTLQNAIDHWQTVEKKLQQIYQKLNEGALEGSFSFHPEQCTAPLPRAYQWADGSAYVNHVELVRKARGAELPPDFWTNPLMYQGGSDAFLGPRDDILAIDEAHGIDFESEVAIITDDVPMGINKNEAGQHIKLIMLVNDVSLRNLIPTELAKGFGFFQSKPASSFSPVAITPDELGSNWDGQRVHLPLLTHLNGQLFGQPNAGIDMTFSFPELIEHAAKTRMLSAGSIIGSGTVSNKDRSNGSSCIAEKRMLEILSSGKAHTPFMHFGDKVRIEMLDKQGNSLFGAIEQVVTRY; encoded by the coding sequence ATGAAACTTGCTAGTTTAAAATCAACACAATCACGCGATGGAGAATTATGTGTGGTCAATCAGGCCTTAACGATGGCCGTACGCGTCCCGGATATAGCACCAACTCTGCAAAATGCTATAGACCATTGGCAAACTGTGGAAAAAAAACTACAGCAAATTTATCAAAAATTAAATGAAGGAGCATTAGAAGGAAGCTTCTCCTTTCATCCAGAACAATGCACAGCTCCCCTGCCCCGAGCTTACCAATGGGCAGATGGTAGTGCTTATGTAAACCATGTTGAACTAGTAAGAAAAGCCCGAGGAGCCGAATTACCACCGGATTTCTGGACTAATCCCTTAATGTACCAGGGCGGCTCTGATGCTTTTCTTGGGCCAAGAGATGACATTTTAGCAATTGACGAAGCTCATGGCATAGACTTTGAATCCGAGGTTGCAATTATTACTGATGATGTTCCTATGGGCATCAATAAGAACGAAGCGGGACAACACATCAAATTAATCATGCTGGTTAATGACGTATCCTTACGCAATCTAATCCCAACTGAATTAGCTAAAGGATTTGGCTTCTTCCAATCAAAGCCCGCCAGTAGCTTTTCTCCTGTTGCCATTACTCCTGATGAATTAGGCTCTAACTGGGATGGGCAACGAGTTCATTTACCTTTACTCACTCATTTAAACGGACAATTATTTGGCCAACCTAATGCCGGTATTGATATGACTTTTTCTTTTCCTGAGCTAATAGAACATGCGGCTAAAACCAGAATGTTAAGCGCTGGTAGCATCATAGGCTCTGGAACAGTATCCAATAAAGATCGCAGTAACGGTTCGTCTTGCATTGCTGAAAAAAGAATGCTAGAAATCCTAAGTTCGGGTAAAGCTCATACTCCTTTTATGCATTTTGGCGATAAAGTCCGTATTGAAATGCTTGACAAACAAGGCAATAGTCTTTTTGGTGCTATAGAACAGGTGGTAACCCGTTATTAG
- the maiA gene encoding maleylacetoacetate isomerase — protein MILYDYFRSTACYRVRIALNIKNISYEKKEIHLVNHGGEHHTLQYHQINPQELVPSLDLGEGQVLHQSMAIIEYLEECYPEVSLLPKNPLHRAALRALALIVACDMHPLNNLRVLNRLKKQFQADETQVMQWYHHWLKAGFDAFEERLKQLERSKPLCFGNEVSLADVCLIPQVYNAHRFKFSMNDYPLINEINEYCLTLLAFKNAAPAL, from the coding sequence ATGATACTTTATGATTATTTTCGCTCTACAGCCTGTTATCGAGTTCGTATTGCTCTAAACATCAAAAATATTTCCTATGAAAAGAAAGAAATTCATTTGGTGAACCATGGCGGAGAACATCATACGTTGCAGTATCACCAAATTAATCCTCAAGAACTTGTCCCCAGTTTAGATCTAGGAGAAGGGCAAGTGCTACATCAATCCATGGCAATCATTGAATATTTGGAGGAATGTTACCCTGAAGTATCATTGCTCCCTAAAAATCCTTTGCACAGAGCAGCATTGAGAGCATTAGCGTTAATCGTCGCCTGTGACATGCATCCACTAAATAACCTACGGGTTTTAAACCGTTTAAAGAAGCAGTTTCAAGCAGACGAAACACAGGTAATGCAATGGTATCACCATTGGCTAAAAGCAGGATTTGATGCTTTTGAAGAACGCTTAAAACAATTAGAGCGAAGTAAACCTCTTTGCTTTGGCAATGAAGTCAGCTTAGCAGATGTCTGTCTTATCCCTCAGGTATATAACGCCCATCGCTTTAAGTTTTCTATGAATGATTATCCACTCATTAACGAAATTAATGAGTATTGTTTGACATTGCTAGCATTTAAAAATGCAGCCCCAGCGCTTTAA
- the asnS gene encoding asparagine--tRNA ligase: protein MTEVFTIKQCLDGEIKIDGVVTVRGWVKTRRDSKAGLSFISLHDGSCFSPIQIVATDGLSNYNEEVVKLTAGCSLIATGKLVASQGKGQSFEIQADRIEVVGWVENPDTYPIQAKRHTLEFLRDVAHLRPRTNTISAVTRIRHCLAQAIHRFFDERGYFWIHTPIITASDCEGAGEMFRISTLDLLNIPKNEQGQTDFSKDFFGRETFLTVSGQLNVEAYCLAMSKVYTFGPTFRAENSNTSRHLAEFWMVEPEIAFATLDDICQLSQEMLRYLCKTVLNERGDDMDFFNQFVAPGVTERMEQMSEAHFEVMTYTDAITILESCDHKFEFPVSWGLDLQSEHERYLAEVHCKKPVIITNYPQEIKGFYMRLNDDEKTVAAMDVLAPGIGEIIGGSQREERLHILDKRMDECNLNKEHYQWYRDLRRYGSVPHSGFGLGFERLISYVTGIANVRDVIPFPRTPGHADY from the coding sequence ATGACAGAAGTCTTTACCATAAAACAATGTTTAGATGGCGAAATTAAAATAGATGGAGTGGTTACAGTTCGTGGCTGGGTGAAAACACGACGTGATTCTAAAGCTGGATTATCATTTATTAGTTTACATGACGGTTCTTGCTTTTCTCCAATTCAAATTGTAGCAACCGATGGCTTAAGTAATTATAACGAGGAAGTCGTAAAACTCACTGCAGGTTGCTCCTTAATAGCTACAGGTAAATTAGTTGCTTCACAAGGTAAAGGCCAATCTTTTGAAATTCAAGCTGATCGGATTGAAGTAGTTGGCTGGGTAGAAAATCCAGATACGTATCCTATTCAAGCCAAACGTCATACCTTAGAGTTCTTACGTGATGTAGCACATTTACGCCCGCGTACTAATACTATTAGTGCTGTAACCCGAATTCGCCATTGCCTAGCGCAAGCGATTCACCGTTTCTTCGACGAACGAGGTTATTTCTGGATACATACTCCCATTATCACTGCCAGTGATTGTGAAGGAGCAGGAGAGATGTTTCGCATATCCACATTAGATTTGCTGAATATTCCTAAGAATGAACAGGGACAGACTGATTTCAGCAAGGACTTTTTTGGCAGAGAAACGTTTCTTACAGTATCTGGTCAATTAAATGTTGAAGCTTATTGTCTGGCAATGTCAAAAGTTTACACTTTTGGCCCAACGTTCCGCGCAGAAAATTCTAATACTAGTCGTCATCTAGCAGAGTTCTGGATGGTAGAGCCTGAAATTGCTTTCGCAACGTTGGATGACATTTGTCAGCTCAGCCAAGAAATGCTGCGCTATTTATGTAAAACAGTACTGAATGAGCGTGGCGATGATATGGACTTTTTCAATCAGTTTGTTGCGCCAGGGGTCACCGAACGCATGGAACAAATGTCAGAAGCTCATTTTGAAGTCATGACCTATACTGATGCCATAACAATTCTTGAATCTTGTGACCATAAATTTGAATTTCCAGTGAGCTGGGGATTGGATTTACAATCAGAACATGAGCGCTATCTTGCTGAAGTACATTGCAAGAAACCAGTAATCATTACTAACTATCCTCAGGAAATTAAAGGATTTTACATGCGTCTAAATGACGACGAAAAAACCGTCGCCGCTATGGACGTCTTAGCTCCTGGAATAGGTGAAATTATTGGCGGCAGCCAAAGAGAAGAGCGTTTACATATTCTAGATAAACGAATGGATGAGTGTAATCTCAATAAAGAGCACTATCAGTGGTATAGAGATCTACGACGTTATGGCAGCGTGCCTCACTCTGGATTTGGTTTAGGTTTTGAGCGTTTAATCAGCTATGTCACTGGCATTGCTAACGTGCGTGATGTAATTCCATTCCCACGCACACCTGGCCATGCTGATTATTAA
- a CDS encoding DUF2165 family protein encodes MSIRFSKIVLIAAIFFYCALTAFGNIFDYYTNFPLVERALMMKDVFPNSTIVYRAVTNPVLHHIAYIIIISMECLTAFLCAVGAWKLFKVRKEGAVVFNQSKRWAVAGLTVGFLTWQVLFMSIGGEWFDIWMSQILRGALGAAFQIFITILAVLIYVVIKDE; translated from the coding sequence ATGTCCATACGATTTTCCAAGATAGTTCTTATTGCTGCTATTTTCTTTTATTGTGCTCTCACTGCATTTGGTAATATTTTTGATTACTATACTAATTTTCCTCTGGTCGAACGCGCTTTAATGATGAAGGATGTATTTCCTAATTCAACGATTGTTTATAGAGCAGTAACGAACCCTGTTCTCCATCATATTGCCTACATCATCATTATCAGTATGGAATGTTTAACCGCTTTTTTATGCGCCGTGGGTGCTTGGAAATTATTCAAAGTTCGCAAAGAAGGCGCTGTGGTATTTAATCAAAGTAAACGTTGGGCCGTTGCAGGATTAACTGTAGGATTTTTGACTTGGCAAGTACTCTTTATGTCCATTGGTGGTGAGTGGTTTGATATATGGATGTCGCAAATACTGCGCGGCGCCCTTGGTGCGGCGTTTCAAATTTTTATCACTATTTTGGCCGTTTTAATTTATGTAGTCATTAAGGATGAGTAA
- the ugpQ gene encoding glycerophosphodiester phosphodiesterase: MLVVEKVIGHRGASAYAPENTIAAFDKALSLGCHFIEFDVMCSSDGEPFVIHDDNLKRTTSGKGEVGLVDAAYLQDLDAGAWFSKRYKGERIPHFKDVLKWLSFSGIQANIEIKPYKGMVEQTTVAVLSHIHRYWPQGKELPLVSSFEWDVLLLCRSIAPEMPLGLLLHEWDNDWLQKAKQLECYSIHFNRKILTAERVKAVKEQGYFVCAYTVNRKRLANKLYGWGVDAIFSDYPDLLK, encoded by the coding sequence TTGTTAGTTGTAGAAAAAGTTATTGGTCATAGAGGAGCATCAGCATATGCTCCTGAAAATACTATAGCGGCATTTGATAAAGCTTTATCGTTAGGCTGTCATTTCATCGAGTTTGATGTGATGTGCAGTTCTGATGGGGAGCCTTTTGTTATTCATGATGACAATCTAAAACGAACCACTAGTGGTAAAGGGGAGGTTGGACTCGTTGATGCGGCTTATTTGCAGGATTTAGATGCTGGGGCTTGGTTTTCCAAGCGCTATAAGGGGGAGCGTATCCCTCATTTTAAAGACGTGTTGAAGTGGCTTTCTTTCTCTGGTATTCAGGCTAATATAGAAATTAAACCTTATAAAGGTATGGTAGAGCAAACAACGGTCGCAGTGTTAAGTCACATTCATCGTTATTGGCCTCAAGGTAAAGAGTTACCTTTAGTTTCTAGTTTTGAATGGGATGTCTTGCTGTTGTGTCGTAGTATCGCTCCGGAGATGCCTTTAGGTTTACTATTGCACGAATGGGATAATGATTGGTTGCAGAAGGCAAAGCAATTAGAATGTTATTCCATTCATTTTAATAGGAAAATACTAACTGCTGAGAGAGTAAAAGCGGTAAAAGAGCAAGGATATTTCGTTTGTGCTTACACAGTAAATCGTAAACGTTTAGCCAATAAATTATATGGTTGGGGGGTTGATGCTATTTTTAGTGATTACCCAGATTTATTAAAATGA
- the hppD gene encoding 4-hydroxyphenylpyruvate dioxygenase — translation MQTNNNPCGLDGFAFLEFSGPDKKHLDKQFIEMGFQAVATHQDQDITLYQQGEIQFIVNAVQNCQASEHSRVHGAGACAMGFRVKDANAAFQYAIKHGATAFEDCSHAHHGLPAIQAIGGSVIYFVDGTHKPFNQQWKINTTAAVKGNGLIAIDHLTHNVYRGNMDKWAKFYESIFNFQEIRYFNIVGKMTGLISRALASPCGKIKIPLNESKDDLSQIEEFLHEYHGEGIQHIALTTQDIYNTVHTLRKQGVKFLDVPDTYYEMLDSRLPWHHEPVAQLNDEKILMDGEKDPKHGLLLQIFTENIFGPVFFEIIQRKGNEGFGEGNFQALFEAIERDQVKRGTLKEFS, via the coding sequence ATGCAAACAAATAATAACCCCTGCGGATTAGATGGATTTGCTTTTTTAGAATTTTCTGGCCCAGATAAAAAGCATCTGGATAAGCAATTTATTGAAATGGGCTTTCAAGCAGTAGCTACTCATCAGGATCAAGATATTACCTTATATCAGCAAGGTGAAATCCAGTTTATTGTGAATGCCGTTCAAAACTGTCAGGCCTCTGAGCATAGCCGTGTACATGGAGCCGGTGCTTGTGCTATGGGCTTTAGAGTGAAAGATGCCAATGCCGCGTTCCAATACGCCATCAAACACGGCGCCACAGCCTTTGAAGATTGTTCTCATGCACACCATGGATTACCGGCAATTCAGGCCATTGGCGGTAGCGTTATTTATTTTGTTGATGGCACTCATAAGCCATTTAATCAGCAATGGAAAATAAATACTACAGCAGCCGTAAAAGGTAATGGCTTAATCGCGATTGATCATCTAACACACAACGTATATCGCGGAAATATGGATAAATGGGCCAAATTTTATGAGTCCATTTTTAACTTCCAAGAAATTCGTTATTTTAATATAGTAGGGAAAATGACAGGGTTAATTAGCCGTGCTCTGGCAAGTCCCTGTGGAAAAATTAAAATCCCATTAAACGAATCAAAAGATGATTTATCGCAAATTGAAGAATTTCTGCACGAATATCATGGTGAAGGCATACAACATATAGCCCTGACTACTCAAGATATCTATAACACAGTACATACCTTAAGAAAACAAGGTGTGAAGTTTCTTGATGTACCCGACACTTATTATGAAATGTTAGACTCTCGTCTTCCTTGGCATCACGAACCTGTTGCCCAACTAAACGATGAGAAAATTTTAATGGATGGGGAAAAAGATCCTAAACACGGGTTGCTGCTGCAAATTTTCACAGAAAATATTTTTGGCCCAGTCTTTTTCGAAATCATCCAACGTAAAGGGAATGAAGGATTTGGCGAAGGAAACTTCCAAGCCTTATTTGAAGCGATAGAAAGAGATCAAGTCAAACGAGGTACTCTAAAAGAGTTCAGTTAG
- a CDS encoding Leu/Phe/Val dehydrogenase, with amino-acid sequence MMSVDNIINSNHTMDEDDFLEYALSHGFGDLHFKVDPETGMKAIIAIHSTKLGPALGGCRFIEYSNTNAALYDAMRLARGMSFKAASVNLPLGGGKSVIIKPKGSFNRIEYMHRFGKFVNELNGRYITALDSGTVLNDMDIIFEHTPYVASLSMYNGDPSPSTAKGVLRGIQAAVAFKLGKDNLQGIHVAIQGLGHVGYLLARHLHELGATLTVADISPAAVEQAVKEFGAKTVSTDAIHKVPCDVFAPCALGAIINDISISQLQTTIIAGAANNQLAHTVHGKKLHEKGILFAADYVINAGGLIFAASKYLSTPEEKVNEQIDGIYTSLTEIFARSAKDNLPASEIADTIAKEKLA; translated from the coding sequence ATGATGTCTGTTGACAATATTATTAATAGTAACCATACCATGGATGAAGATGATTTCCTCGAATATGCTCTATCACATGGTTTTGGTGATTTACACTTTAAAGTAGATCCTGAAACTGGGATGAAAGCAATAATAGCTATTCATAGTACTAAACTAGGACCTGCCTTAGGTGGTTGTCGCTTTATTGAATATTCCAATACTAATGCCGCTCTTTACGATGCCATGCGCCTTGCTCGTGGCATGAGTTTTAAAGCCGCCTCAGTTAATTTACCTTTAGGTGGAGGCAAGTCCGTAATTATTAAACCTAAAGGCTCATTTAATCGTATTGAATACATGCACCGTTTTGGCAAATTCGTTAATGAATTAAACGGAAGATATATTACTGCTTTGGATAGCGGTACTGTATTGAATGACATGGATATTATTTTTGAACATACACCCTATGTTGCTAGTTTATCGATGTATAATGGCGATCCTTCCCCTTCTACTGCTAAAGGAGTTTTGCGTGGGATTCAGGCCGCAGTCGCGTTTAAATTAGGAAAAGACAACCTGCAAGGTATTCATGTCGCCATTCAAGGCCTCGGACATGTAGGTTATTTGCTCGCCAGACATTTACATGAATTAGGTGCTACTCTTACTGTTGCAGATATTTCTCCAGCAGCTGTAGAGCAGGCAGTTAAAGAATTTGGTGCTAAAACTGTTAGTACTGATGCAATCCACAAAGTTCCTTGTGATGTATTTGCCCCATGTGCTTTAGGCGCAATTATTAATGATATTTCTATCTCTCAGTTACAAACGACAATCATTGCAGGTGCAGCTAATAACCAGCTTGCTCATACAGTCCATGGTAAAAAATTACATGAAAAAGGTATTTTATTTGCAGCTGACTATGTGATTAATGCTGGAGGATTGATTTTTGCAGCCTCTAAATACTTGAGCACCCCTGAAGAAAAAGTAAATGAACAAATCGACGGTATTTATACTTCTTTAACAGAAATATTTGCTCGTTCCGCTAAAGACAATCTACCAGCCAGTGAAATTGCTGATACCATAGCAAAAGAAAAATTAGCTTAA
- a CDS encoding lipoprotein-releasing ABC transporter permease subunit, whose protein sequence is MYKPLALFIGLRYTRSRKKNHFVSFISLSSMLGIGLGVMVLVTVLSVMNGFDKEIHKRFFGMAPEITITGPNEKLSDWPSLVKKIQSIPEIKAIAPYVGGQGLLTHDGQVLPIVLTGIDPDKEQGVTHLEDKLLGGSMKNLNHFGMILGKGLADNMGLMIGDKVTVMIPQATVTPAGMIPRFKRFTIVGVFSAGTGFNFDTKLAFINMDDAQKLLQMGNDVSGIKMKINNVYQAPELSERLSHLLGEEYQVGNWTQQFGAFFQAVKMEKTMMFMILLLIIAVAAFNLVSSLVMVVNDKQAEIAILRTIGATPSTILWVFIVQGMMVGVVGTILGLIGGVVLAQNATAIVNGLQSFFHIKVLSSSIYFVDYLPSEILFSDLWHVCLVALLMSFVATIYPAWRASKTVIAEALHYE, encoded by the coding sequence ATGTATAAACCATTGGCTCTTTTCATCGGTTTGCGTTACACGCGTTCCAGAAAGAAAAATCATTTCGTCTCTTTTATTTCTCTTAGCTCCATGCTTGGTATTGGTTTAGGAGTAATGGTTTTAGTGACTGTACTCTCGGTAATGAATGGTTTTGACAAGGAAATCCATAAGCGTTTTTTTGGCATGGCACCAGAAATTACTATTACTGGACCGAATGAAAAATTAAGTGATTGGCCTAGTTTAGTTAAAAAAATCCAATCCATTCCGGAAATTAAAGCAATTGCTCCTTATGTAGGCGGGCAGGGGCTGCTAACACATGATGGTCAAGTCTTACCCATAGTTTTAACTGGTATAGACCCCGATAAAGAGCAGGGTGTAACTCATCTAGAGGATAAGTTACTGGGCGGCAGTATGAAGAATCTAAATCACTTTGGCATGATTTTGGGTAAAGGATTAGCGGATAATATGGGGTTGATGATTGGTGATAAAGTTACGGTAATGATTCCTCAAGCGACAGTTACTCCAGCAGGAATGATTCCTCGTTTTAAACGATTTACCATAGTAGGTGTTTTTTCGGCGGGAACGGGATTTAATTTTGATACCAAACTAGCGTTCATTAACATGGACGATGCACAGAAATTACTGCAGATGGGCAATGATGTAAGCGGTATTAAGATGAAAATTAATAATGTTTATCAGGCTCCTGAATTATCCGAACGTTTGTCTCATCTTTTAGGTGAAGAATATCAAGTAGGTAATTGGACACAGCAATTTGGTGCGTTTTTTCAAGCAGTTAAAATGGAAAAAACGATGATGTTTATGATTTTATTATTAATTATTGCTGTAGCGGCGTTTAATCTAGTGTCCTCTTTGGTCATGGTTGTGAATGATAAGCAGGCAGAAATTGCCATTTTAAGAACAATAGGTGCAACGCCATCAACCATATTATGGGTATTTATAGTGCAAGGTATGATGGTAGGTGTAGTGGGCACCATCTTAGGTTTAATTGGCGGTGTCGTTTTGGCTCAAAATGCAACTGCAATTGTGAATGGTTTACAATCCTTCTTTCATATTAAAGTTTTATCTTCCAGCATTTATTTTGTTGATTATTTGCCTTCAGAAATTTTATTTAGTGACCTTTGGCATGTATGCTTAGTGGCTTTATTAATGAGTTTTGTTGCGACCATTTATCCAGCTTGGCGTGCCTCAAAGACAGTTATTGCGGAGGCTTTGCATTATGAGTAA
- a CDS encoding O-methyltransferase has translation MKQLQLTPELYEYVLDKSLREHPVLKSLREDTSTMELANMQVAPEQAQFMQFLLRLINAKKVLELGTFTGYSALAMSLALPDDGQLITCDISAQWTKKAHQFWRDAKQDNKIKLRLGPALESLYTLLNEGWEHQFDFIFIDADKTNYLNYYELALKLIRPQGLIAIDNVLWDGKVIDSQETGGQTREIKKLNDLLKNDQRVFVSLLPIADGLFLVQPIK, from the coding sequence ATGAAACAGTTACAGCTTACACCTGAGTTATATGAGTATGTGTTGGATAAATCTTTACGCGAGCACCCAGTTTTAAAAAGCTTGCGTGAAGACACTTCCACCATGGAGTTGGCTAATATGCAGGTGGCGCCAGAGCAAGCCCAATTCATGCAGTTTCTTTTACGTTTAATTAACGCAAAAAAAGTCTTGGAGTTGGGTACGTTTACTGGTTATAGCGCTTTAGCTATGTCTCTTGCTTTACCTGATGATGGTCAACTGATTACTTGCGACATCAGCGCACAATGGACTAAAAAAGCCCATCAGTTTTGGCGTGATGCAAAGCAAGACAATAAAATTAAGCTGCGTTTGGGGCCAGCCCTTGAATCTTTATATACACTACTCAATGAAGGCTGGGAACATCAGTTTGATTTCATTTTCATTGATGCTGACAAAACTAATTATCTGAACTACTATGAATTGGCATTAAAGCTGATTAGACCGCAAGGACTAATAGCCATAGACAATGTATTATGGGATGGCAAAGTTATTGATTCTCAAGAAACTGGGGGTCAGACAAGAGAAATCAAAAAACTAAATGATTTACTCAAGAATGATCAGAGAGTATTTGTAAGCTTATTACCCATTGCCGATGGACTTTTTTTAGTACAACCGATTAAGTAA
- the lolD gene encoding lipoprotein-releasing ABC transporter ATP-binding protein LolD, translating to MSNIILSSQQLSKFYNDGASEVQVLKGIDISIARGDRVAIIGPSGSGKSTLLHLLGGLDKPTKGDVFINETNWQKINEKQRCRLRNQHLGFIYQFHHLLPEFTALENVTIPLLLSNMDVKKAEQQARDILEQVGLKHRLEHKPAQLSGGERQRVAIARALVRQPHCVLADEPTGNLDQTTAGKVFDLMLDLNKKMNTALVIVTHDLQIAKRMDKVLVLHEGTIFSQG from the coding sequence ATGAGTAATATTATTTTAAGCAGTCAGCAGCTCTCAAAATTCTATAATGATGGTGCTTCAGAAGTCCAAGTGCTAAAAGGTATCGATATATCCATCGCTAGGGGAGATAGGGTTGCTATTATTGGACCCTCTGGTTCCGGTAAAAGCACTTTATTACACCTCCTTGGCGGTTTGGATAAACCAACAAAGGGTGATGTTTTTATTAATGAAACAAATTGGCAAAAGATTAATGAAAAGCAACGTTGCCGATTACGTAATCAGCATTTGGGGTTTATCTATCAATTCCATCATTTGTTACCGGAATTTACTGCTCTTGAAAATGTAACTATTCCTTTATTATTATCGAATATGGATGTCAAAAAAGCAGAACAACAAGCCAGGGATATATTGGAGCAAGTTGGTTTGAAACACCGATTAGAGCATAAACCAGCACAGCTTTCTGGAGGAGAGCGGCAAAGAGTAGCTATAGCTCGTGCTTTGGTTCGTCAGCCTCATTGTGTCTTAGCAGACGAACCTACTGGGAATCTTGATCAAACTACAGCAGGGAAAGTGTTTGATCTCATGCTGGACCTGAACAAGAAAATGAATACCGCTTTGGTAATAGTGACCCATGATTTACAAATTGCCAAACGTATGGATAAGGTATTGGTGTTACACGAGGGGACTATATTTAGCCAAGGATAG